A genomic region of Desulfosarcina ovata subsp. ovata contains the following coding sequences:
- a CDS encoding type II toxin-antitoxin system Phd/YefM family antitoxin, with product MNTSWKLQDAKAKFSQVVENALKMGPQYVTRRGREAVVVLSVKEYQKITTPKPTLKEFLLNCPKMDDGFEFERQKDYPRDVEF from the coding sequence ATGAATACATCATGGAAATTACAAGACGCTAAGGCAAAATTCAGTCAGGTTGTCGAAAATGCTTTGAAAATGGGGCCTCAGTATGTAACGCGTAGAGGCCGGGAAGCCGTAGTTGTCTTATCCGTTAAAGAATATCAAAAAATAACCACCCCTAAACCAACACTGAAAGAGTTCCTTTTAAATTGCCCCAAAATGGATGATGGTTTTGAATTTGAAAGACAAAAAGATTATCCGAGGGATGTGGAATTTTGA
- a CDS encoding IS110 family transposase produces the protein MKKIVKYVGLDVHKDSITIAIADEGRDGNVRVYGKISNDLGQIDNVMRKLISQNAELHCVYEAGPCGYPIYRHLTSKGIDCVVVAPALIPKKTGDRVKNDRRDATHLATLHRSGELTPVYVPDQADEALRDLVRARKDIQISLRKVKQQINAFLLRQGINYPGKSKWSKAHLNWLADLKMPHPAQHIALTEYLDAMGDHEARVKRIEKAIEQCCQTSRLLPVIEALQALRGISLLSAVTVVAELGDLSRFDTPAQLMAYLGLIPSEHSSGGTIKKGPITKTGNTHARRTLIESAQAYRMPARKSKAIRKRQEGLPDDVLDIAWNAQLRLCHRYRRLIAKGKNHNVVITAIARELAGFIWAIARAVPIVAAER, from the coding sequence GTGAAAAAGATTGTAAAGTATGTTGGTTTGGATGTCCACAAAGATTCGATTACCATTGCTATCGCCGATGAAGGACGTGACGGAAACGTTCGAGTGTATGGAAAAATCAGCAACGACCTGGGGCAGATTGATAACGTCATGCGAAAACTGATTTCACAAAACGCCGAATTGCATTGTGTTTATGAAGCAGGTCCATGCGGATATCCAATCTACAGGCATTTAACAAGCAAGGGAATCGATTGCGTTGTCGTTGCTCCGGCGCTGATCCCCAAAAAAACCGGTGATCGGGTTAAAAACGATCGCCGAGATGCAACCCACCTGGCGACGCTCCACCGTTCCGGAGAACTGACGCCGGTGTATGTCCCCGATCAGGCCGATGAAGCACTTCGTGACCTGGTACGTGCACGAAAAGACATCCAAATATCGCTCCGCAAAGTCAAACAACAGATCAATGCCTTTTTATTGCGACAAGGGATCAATTATCCAGGTAAAAGCAAATGGAGTAAAGCGCATTTAAATTGGCTGGCGGATCTGAAGATGCCGCATCCGGCCCAGCACATTGCCCTTACCGAATACCTGGACGCCATGGGAGACCATGAGGCCCGCGTTAAGCGCATCGAAAAAGCGATTGAGCAATGTTGCCAAACCAGTCGATTGCTTCCGGTTATCGAGGCTCTGCAAGCGCTCAGGGGGATTTCTTTGCTCAGCGCGGTGACCGTCGTCGCTGAACTGGGGGATCTGAGCCGTTTCGATACGCCGGCACAGCTGATGGCCTATTTGGGTCTGATCCCATCGGAGCATTCAAGCGGTGGCACCATCAAAAAAGGCCCCATTACCAAAACCGGCAATACCCATGCCCGCAGGACGTTGATCGAATCGGCTCAGGCCTATCGTATGCCGGCCCGGAAAAGTAAGGCGATCCGTAAACGCCAGGAAGGCTTGCCGGACGATGTTTTGGATATTGCCTGGAATGCACAGCTACGACTATGCCACCGCTACCGCAGGTTGATTGCAAAGGGCAAAAACCATAACGTGGTCATCACCGCGATTGCACGCGAGTTGGCCGGTTTCATCTGGGCCATTGCCCGGGCTGTTCCAATCGTGGCCGCTGAAAGATGA
- a CDS encoding type II toxin-antitoxin system VapC family toxin, giving the protein MNYLLDTCVISELVKATPNGNVINWISHTPNERLFLSVITIGEIRKGITKLPDSKKKHRLTDWLNTLLENYEERIYPVDLAVAESWGSIQGKAENNGTPVASVDSLIAAVAQTHNLIVVTRNEKDFAATNVTIVNPWKNKG; this is encoded by the coding sequence TTGAATTATTTATTAGACACTTGTGTGATATCAGAATTGGTCAAAGCAACTCCAAATGGAAACGTCATAAATTGGATAAGCCATACACCGAATGAAAGACTATTCTTATCTGTCATAACCATTGGAGAGATACGAAAAGGTATTACCAAACTTCCGGACTCAAAAAAGAAACATCGGCTTACAGATTGGCTTAATACATTATTGGAAAATTACGAGGAAAGAATCTACCCTGTTGATTTAGCTGTTGCAGAGAGTTGGGGAAGTATCCAGGGAAAAGCTGAGAATAACGGTACTCCTGTCGCCTCCGTTGACAGTTTGATCGCAGCTGTGGCCCAAACACACAATTTAATTGTCGTAACAAGAAACGAAAAAGATTTTGCTGCAACCAATGTTACAATAGTGAATCCATGGAAAAATAAAGGATAA